From Tripterygium wilfordii isolate XIE 37 chromosome 13, ASM1340144v1, whole genome shotgun sequence, the proteins below share one genomic window:
- the LOC120013893 gene encoding protein SCARECROW-like, whose amino-acid sequence MASSSVMLGDVGVNVVHGSSNSSSHGTPLTSASNNSSAINQMGKMVRKRMALEIEVQTSVGHDHLRLSRRTISPSGINGGCSFSASNNNNSDTSQNPNLLLNYSTMLPSSTNNNFTTMTSAASGLQSAASILPCIETLSVPHPKPLPEPPAVCGFSGLPLFPPERNLNAAIPATAATSTGSISNPNPPMDDGSATAWIDGIIKDLIHSSTNVSIPQLIQNVREIIYPCNPNLASLLEYRLRSLMEPVVGYQERRRKKPLPPPLPLNYIDRQQQPVVQGPNRSLALNLGPGVDNIAPHHALPDSMNHYLLLSQTDSQNLHNNHQQTVQPPRPVVTQPETQHQPQPQVHDQEKSSSQETAASTPSESNAAAAAATAAGKKEELRQQKKDEEGLHLLTLLLQCAEAVSADNFEEANRMLLEISQMSSPFGTSAQRVAAYFSEAMSARLVSSCLGMYGTLPSVPHSHKIASAFQVFNGISPFIKFSHFTANQAIQEAFEREDRVHIIDLDIMQGLQWPGLFHILASRPGGPPFVRLTGLGTSVEALAATGKRLSDFAQTLGLPFEFIPVADKVGNVDVERLNVSKREAVAVHWLQHSLYDVTGSDANTLCLLQRLAPKVVTVVEQDLSHAGSFLGRFVEAIHYYSAVFDSLGASYGEESEERHVVEQQLLSREIRNVLAVGGPSRSGEVKFHNWRERLQQCGFKGISLAGNAATQATLLLGMFPSDGYTLVEDNGTLKLGWRDLCLITASAWRPFNTFTPTHHHRFAA is encoded by the exons ATGGCTTCTTCTTCTGTAATGTTGGGTGATGTGGGTGTCAATGTTGTCCATGGTAGCAGCAATAGTAGTAGCCATGGGACTCCATTGACGAGTGCTTCCAACAACAGCAGTGCCATTAACCAGATGGGGAAGATGGTTAGGAAGAGAATGGCTTTGGAGATTGAAGTGCAGACCAGTGTTGGCCATGACCATCTCAGGCTTTCACGCAGGACCATCAGCCCTTCAGGTATTAATGGCGGTTGTTCTTTCTCAGCCTCTAATAACAACAACAGTGATACGAGTCAGAACCCAAATCTCCTCCTCAACTACTCCACTATGTTACCTTCCTCCACAAACAACAACTTTACCACGATGACGTCAGCCGCCTCTGGGTTACAATCCGCTGCATCAATCTTACCCTGCATCGAAACCCTCTCAGTGCCACATCCCAAACCCCTGCCGGAGCCTCCCGCCGTGTGCGGCTTCTCCGGTCTCCCTCTGTTTCCACCGGAGAGAAACCTAAACGCTGCGATTCCTGCCACTGCAGCAACGAGTACTGGTTCAATTTCAAACCCTAATCCTCCCATGGACGACGGCTCGGCGACTGCGTGGATTGACGGAATCATAAAGGATCTCATACATAGCTCCACGAACGTCTCCATTCCTCAACTCATCCAGAACGTGAGGGAGATTATCTACCCTTGCAATCCAAACCTCGCTTCGCTTCTCGAGTACAGGCTCCGGTCGCTTATGGAGCCTGTTGTTGGTTATCAGGAGAGAAGACGGAAGAAACCGTTACCACCGCCTCTGCCGTTAAACTACATTGATCGGCAGCAGCAACCAGTAGTACAAGGTCCTAATCGCTCGCTCGCGCTTAATCTAGGTCCTGGTGTAGACAATATCGCCCCTCATCATGCTTTACCAGATTCGATGAATCATTACTTGTTACTGAGCCAAACAGACTCCCAAAATCTTCACAACAATCATCAGCAAACCGTACAACCACCGCGGCCAGTGGTAACTCAGCCAGAGACGCAGCATCAACCGCAACCGCAGGTGCATGACCAGGAGAAATCTTCATCCCAGGAGACAGCGGCGTCAACGCCGTCAGAGTCCAACGCCGCCGCAGCCGCAGCAACTGCGGCGGGGAAGAAGGAGGAGTTGCGGCAGCAGAAGAAAGACGAAGAAGGATTGCATCTGCTAACCTTGCTCCTACAATGCGCGGAGGCTGTTTCCGCTGATAATTTCGAAGAAGCGAACCGGATGCTTCTAGAAATCTCACAAATGTCGTCACCGTTCGGGACATCAGCGCAGCGAGTGGCGGCCTATTTCTCCGAAGCAATGTCAGCTCGGCTGGTGAGTTCGTGTTTGGGAATGTACGGAACGCTTCCATCCGTCCCTCACAGTCACAAAATTGCGTCGGCGTTTCAGGTATTCAACGGAATCAGCCCCTTCATCAAGTTCTCGCATTTCACGGCGAATCAAGCGATTCAAGAAGCATTCGAAAGAGAGGATAGAGTACACATCATCGATCTAGACATCATGCAAGGCCTGCAATGGCCTGGGCTTTTCCACATCCTTGCTTCGAGGCCCGGTGGACCCCCATTTGTCCGGCTCACTGGGCTCGGAACCTCCGTAGAAGCTCTGGCGGCTACGGGCAAGAGATTGTCTGATTTTGCCCAGACACTTGGGCTGCCGTTCGAGTTCATTCCGGTTGCGGATAAAGTCGGAAATGTAGACGTGGAGAGGCTCAATGTAAGCAAGAGAGAGGCTGTGGCCGTTCACTGGTTGCAGCATTCACTCTACGACGTCACTGGTTCTGACGCCAATACGCTCTGCCTTCTTCAGag ATTGGCACCAAAGGTGGTGACAGTGGTGGAGCAGGATCTCAGCCATGCAGGATCATTCCTAGGCAGGTTTGTGGAGGCCATACATTATTACTCGGCAGTGTTCGACTCGCTAGGAGCGAGCTACGGGGAGGAGAGCGAGGAGCGGCACGTGGTGGAGCAGCAGCTGCTTTCGAGGGAGATACGGAACGTTTTGGCGGTGGGAGGGCCGTCTAGGAGTGGAGAAGTGAAGTTCCACAACTGGAGGGAGAGGCTCCAGCAGTGTGGCTTCAAGGGCATCTCTCTTGCTGGCAATGCAGCCACACAGGCTACACTTCTCCTTGGCATGTTTCCCTCGGATGGTTACACTTTGGTTGAGGACAATGGGACTCTCAAGCTTGGTTGGAGAGACCTTTGCTTGATTACTGCTTCGGCTTGGAGACCCTTCAATACGTTCACTCCTACCCATCATCACCGTTTTGCTGCTTAA
- the LOC120012261 gene encoding outer envelope pore protein 16-3, chloroplastic/mitochondrial-like, with translation MDPTEHMKWDNDDTSLTKTFKGATMGLAAGTIWGTVIATWYNVPRVERSVALPGLIRTLKVMGNYGVRFAAVGGVYIGVEQLLEHYRMKKDLVNGAVGGLVAGATVHGYTARSIPIAVCAGASFALLSTIIDCGGQKIFQNDDSSRELYAYTTKKRSMADS, from the exons ATGGACCCAACAGAGCATATGAAGTGGGATAATGACGATACATCACTAACTAAAACATTCAAAGGGGCTACTATGGGTTTGGCTGCTGGAACTATTTGGGGGACTGTTATTGCTACCTGGTATAATGTACCTCGTGTTGAGAGAAGTGTTGCACTTCCTGGTCTGATAAGGACTTTGAAGGTGATGGGAAATTATGGGGTGAGATTTGCAGCCGTTGGAGGAGTTTACATTGGTGTTGAGCAGCTGTTGGAGCATTACAGGATGAAGAAAGACTTGGTCAATGGAGCTGTTGGTGGCTTGGTTGCTGGTGCTACTGTTCACGGTTATACAG CCAGGAGCATCCCGATAGCTGTTTGTGCTGGAGCATCTTTTGCATTGCTTTCCACAATTATTGATTGCGGTGGTCAAAAGATATTCCAAAATGATGATAGCAGCAGGGAATTATATGCTTACACCACCAAGAAAAGATCCATGGCAGATTCATAA
- the LOC120013894 gene encoding transcriptional adapter ADA2b-like isoform X1, with protein MGRSRGNFHSDEDPTQRSRRKKNASSGENPDSSSSGQGTSEGKRALYHCNYCNKDITGKIRIKCAMCPDFDLCVECFSVGAEVTPHKSNHPYRVMDNLSFPLICPDWNADDEILLLEGIEMYGLGNWTEVAEHVGTKSKEQCIDHYSTVYLNSPCFPLPDMTHVVGKNRKELLAMAKGQGDDKKGSTMPGEPVKEESPFSPSRVKAEEVPTTGPSGRLPSSSTAGEMDIFLTSWLPWIFPQFHISMNMIITLFLADLQTDRSSKGKKSITPRNDGPSLVELSGYNPKRREFDTEYDNDAEQLLADMEFKDTDTEDERELKIRVLHIYSRRLDERQRRKDFILERNLLYPSPFQRSLSPEERALCKRYDVYMRFHTKEEHDELLQSIVAEHRTKKRIAELKEAQAAGCRTSAEADRYLEQKRRREAEEASRKARDSASAGTGGQGGPNALSASESASRDSHPTKPAGPASTSRVNEFDMTSFYNTFLLSEADKRLCNEIRLAPPAYLKMQEAMAREILNGNITKKSDAHPLFQLDPSKVDKVYDMLVKKGISQP; from the exons ATGGGCCGTTCTCGTGGAAACTTTCACTCAGACGAGGACCCAACTCAAAG atcaaggagaaagaagaatgcTTCCAGTGGAGAAAACCCAGACTCTTCATCATCAG GTCAGGGAACGAGTGAGGGGAAAAGGGCATTGTACCATTGCAACTATTGCAACAAAGACATTACGGGAAAAATCCGCATCAAGTGTGCTATGTGCCCTGATTTTGACCTATGTGTAGAGTGCTTTTCTGTTGGAGCTGAGGTGACCCCTCATAAAAGCAATCACCCTTACAGGGTCATG GATAATTTATCTTTCCCGCTTATCTGCCCTGACTGGAATGCCGATGATGAAATACTGCTTCTAGAg GGAATTGAAATGTATGGCTTGGGGAATTGGACAGAAGTTGCCGAGCATGTGGGGACAAAGAGTAAAGAGCAGTGTATTGATCACTACTCCACCGTGTATCTGAATTCCCCTTGCTTCCCTCTTCCG gACATGACTCATGTTGTCGGGAAAAATAGAAAGGAACTTCTTGCAATGGCTAAAGGACAGGGGGATGATAAGAAAG GATCAACAATGCCTGGCGAGCCTGTGAAGGAAGAATCTCCATTTTCTCCTTCAAGAGTCAA AGCTGAGGAGGTGCCTACAACTGGTCCCTCTGGCCGTTTGCCATCTAGCTCAACTGCAGGTGAAATGGATATTTTCTTGACTTCCTGGTTGCCATGGATTTTTCCACAGTTTCATATATCAATGAATATGATCATCACGCTTTTCCTTGCAGATCTTCAAACAGATAGGAGTTCCAAGGGGAAGAAATCGATAACTCCTCGGAACGATGGTCCCTCTTTGGTTGAGCTAAGTGGCTATAACCCCAAAAGGCGGGAGTTTGATACTGAATATGATAATGATGCTGAGCAGTTACTTGCTGACATGGAATTCAAAGACACTGACACTGAGGATGAACGAGAACTAAAGATACGAGTGCTGCATATATATTCAAGAAG GCTTGACGAGAGGCAACGTAGAAAGGACTTTATTCTGGAAAGGAACTTACTATATCCGAGTCCTTTCCAGAGAAGCTTGTCTCCTGAAGAGAGGGCCTTATGTAAGCGTTATGATGTCTACATGCGCTTCCATACCAAGGAAGAGCATGACGAACTGCTTCAGAGTATTGTAGCTGAGCATCGAACTAAGAAAAGAATTGCAGAGCTCAAG GAAGCACAGGCTGCTGGGTGTCGTACATCAGCCGAGGCAGATAGATATCTGGAGCAGAAAAGGAGAAGAGAAGCTGAAGAGGCTTCTCGAAAAGCCAGAGACTCTGCATCTGCCGGGACAGGCGGTCAGGGAGGTCCTAACGCCTTATCAGCTTCTGAGTCTGCCAGCAGGGATTCCCATCCAACAAAACCAGCTGGGCCGGCGTCAACAAGCCGTGTTAATGAATTCGATATGACATCATTTTACAACACATTTTTGCTGTCTGAAGCT GACAAAAGGCTCTGCAACGAGATAAGGTTAGCTCCACCTGCCTATCTGAAGATGCAGGAGGCCATGGCGAGGGAAATCCTGAACGGGAATATTACGAAGAAATCTGATGCTCATCCTCTCTTCCAGCTCGATCCAAGCAAGGTGGATAAGGTTTATGACATGCTTGTGAAGAAAGGCATTTCTCAGCCTTGA
- the LOC120013896 gene encoding protein LURP-one-related 5-like: MSKIHPDAENNREYNDHVESKECIGDGHLLTVWKRSSMSFQGTDGFTVFDQHGRLVFRVDNYSRKNGFVAGGGLVLMDGAGNALLTLKTQILRVQTQWDAYRGDQNECGRSSNKSIVFSMRSSSSGLFRNRKDATDVFMGGVRRQNQTPEYRIEGSFRARDCKIRKASGQVVARMARKRVNTTVLLNSDVFSLFVQPGFDAELVMAFVIILDRMSSKPFTPLLCS, translated from the exons ATGTCTAAGATTCATCCGGATGCAGAGAACAACAGAGAATATAATGATCATGTGGAGTCGAAGGAATGTATTGGTGATGGTCATTTGCTCACCGTGTGGAAGAGATCAAGCATGAGTTTTCAGGGGACTGATGGATTCACTGTTTTTGATCAACATGGAAGATTGGTTTTCCGGGTCGATAACTACTCGAGGAAGAACGGGTTTGTTGCAGGTGGAGGTCTTGTTCTCATGGACGGAGCTGGAAATGCTTTGCTAACTTTGAAAACTCAG ATACTGAGGGTGCAAACCCAGTGGGATGCATACAGAGGAGATCAAAATGAATGTGGGAGGAGTTCCAATAAGTCCATAGTATTCTCAATGAGGAGCTCCTCCTCGGGGCTTTTCCGCAACAGGAAAGACGCGACAGATGTGTTCATGGGAGGAGTTCGAAGGCAGAACCAGACACCAGAGTACAGGATTGAGGGATCTTTTAGGGCAAGAGATTGCAAAATCAGGAAGGCAAGTGGACAAGTGGTTGCCAGAATGGCTAGGAAGAGAGTGAACACCACAGTCTTGCTAAACAGTGATGTGTTTAGCCTATTTGTTCAACCGGGTTTTGACGCTGAGCTTGTTATGGCCTTTGTGATTATACTAGATCGTATGTCCAGTAAGCCTTTTACCCCGCTTTTGTGTTCTTGA
- the LOC120013894 gene encoding transcriptional adapter ADA2b-like isoform X2 has product MGRSRGNFHSDEDPTQRSRRKKNASSGENPDSSSSGQGTSEGKRALYHCNYCNKDITGKIRIKCAMCPDFDLCVECFSVGAEVTPHKSNHPYRVMDNLSFPLICPDWNADDEILLLEGIEMYGLGNWTEVAEHVGTKSKEQCIDHYSTVYLNSPCFPLPDMTHVVGKNRKELLAMAKGQGDDKKGSTMPGEPVKEESPFSPSRVKAEEVPTTGPSGRLPSSSTADLQTDRSSKGKKSITPRNDGPSLVELSGYNPKRREFDTEYDNDAEQLLADMEFKDTDTEDERELKIRVLHIYSRRLDERQRRKDFILERNLLYPSPFQRSLSPEERALCKRYDVYMRFHTKEEHDELLQSIVAEHRTKKRIAELKEAQAAGCRTSAEADRYLEQKRRREAEEASRKARDSASAGTGGQGGPNALSASESASRDSHPTKPAGPASTSRVNEFDMTSFYNTFLLSEADKRLCNEIRLAPPAYLKMQEAMAREILNGNITKKSDAHPLFQLDPSKVDKVYDMLVKKGISQP; this is encoded by the exons ATGGGCCGTTCTCGTGGAAACTTTCACTCAGACGAGGACCCAACTCAAAG atcaaggagaaagaagaatgcTTCCAGTGGAGAAAACCCAGACTCTTCATCATCAG GTCAGGGAACGAGTGAGGGGAAAAGGGCATTGTACCATTGCAACTATTGCAACAAAGACATTACGGGAAAAATCCGCATCAAGTGTGCTATGTGCCCTGATTTTGACCTATGTGTAGAGTGCTTTTCTGTTGGAGCTGAGGTGACCCCTCATAAAAGCAATCACCCTTACAGGGTCATG GATAATTTATCTTTCCCGCTTATCTGCCCTGACTGGAATGCCGATGATGAAATACTGCTTCTAGAg GGAATTGAAATGTATGGCTTGGGGAATTGGACAGAAGTTGCCGAGCATGTGGGGACAAAGAGTAAAGAGCAGTGTATTGATCACTACTCCACCGTGTATCTGAATTCCCCTTGCTTCCCTCTTCCG gACATGACTCATGTTGTCGGGAAAAATAGAAAGGAACTTCTTGCAATGGCTAAAGGACAGGGGGATGATAAGAAAG GATCAACAATGCCTGGCGAGCCTGTGAAGGAAGAATCTCCATTTTCTCCTTCAAGAGTCAA AGCTGAGGAGGTGCCTACAACTGGTCCCTCTGGCCGTTTGCCATCTAGCTCAACTGCAG ATCTTCAAACAGATAGGAGTTCCAAGGGGAAGAAATCGATAACTCCTCGGAACGATGGTCCCTCTTTGGTTGAGCTAAGTGGCTATAACCCCAAAAGGCGGGAGTTTGATACTGAATATGATAATGATGCTGAGCAGTTACTTGCTGACATGGAATTCAAAGACACTGACACTGAGGATGAACGAGAACTAAAGATACGAGTGCTGCATATATATTCAAGAAG GCTTGACGAGAGGCAACGTAGAAAGGACTTTATTCTGGAAAGGAACTTACTATATCCGAGTCCTTTCCAGAGAAGCTTGTCTCCTGAAGAGAGGGCCTTATGTAAGCGTTATGATGTCTACATGCGCTTCCATACCAAGGAAGAGCATGACGAACTGCTTCAGAGTATTGTAGCTGAGCATCGAACTAAGAAAAGAATTGCAGAGCTCAAG GAAGCACAGGCTGCTGGGTGTCGTACATCAGCCGAGGCAGATAGATATCTGGAGCAGAAAAGGAGAAGAGAAGCTGAAGAGGCTTCTCGAAAAGCCAGAGACTCTGCATCTGCCGGGACAGGCGGTCAGGGAGGTCCTAACGCCTTATCAGCTTCTGAGTCTGCCAGCAGGGATTCCCATCCAACAAAACCAGCTGGGCCGGCGTCAACAAGCCGTGTTAATGAATTCGATATGACATCATTTTACAACACATTTTTGCTGTCTGAAGCT GACAAAAGGCTCTGCAACGAGATAAGGTTAGCTCCACCTGCCTATCTGAAGATGCAGGAGGCCATGGCGAGGGAAATCCTGAACGGGAATATTACGAAGAAATCTGATGCTCATCCTCTCTTCCAGCTCGATCCAAGCAAGGTGGATAAGGTTTATGACATGCTTGTGAAGAAAGGCATTTCTCAGCCTTGA
- the LOC120013895 gene encoding ethanolamine-phosphate cytidylyltransferase-like: MGSDAEKTQSWSKVVATCLAVAVGVSFVGVYVATSQYGNGVPWGLGLSWRRKKKKPVRVYMDGCFDMMHYGHCNALRQARALGDHLVVGVVSDAEIIANKGPPVTPLHERLIMVRAVKWVDEVVEDAPYAITEDFMKKLFGEYDIDYIIHGDDPCVLPDGSDAYALAKKAGRYKQIKRTEGVSSTDIVGRMLLCVRERSIIEKHNHSSLQRQFSHGHSQKFEDGGSGSGTRVSHFLPTSRRIVQFSNGKGPGPDARIVYIDGAFDLFHAGHVEILRVARGLGDFLLVGIHNDQTVSSKRGVHRPIMNLHERSLSVLACRYVDEVIIGAPQEVSKDVITTFDISLVVHGTVAEGNDFLEEKDNPYAVPISMGIFRVLESPLDITTSTIIKRIVANHEAYQKRNEKKAASEKKYYEEKTFVSGD, translated from the exons ATGGGTTCTGATGCAGAGAAGACACAGAGCTGGTCGAAAGTGGTGGCCACCTGCCTAGCCGTGGCTGTAGGTGTTTCGTTCGTTGGTGTATATGTGGCAACGAGTCAATATGGTAATGGCGTGCCCTGGGGTTTGGGTTTGTcctggaggaggaagaagaagaagcctgTGCGTGTATACATGGACGGCTGCTTCGACATGATGCACTACGGCCACTGCAACGCTCTCCGGCAAGCGCGTGCTCTTGGCGACCATTTGGTGGTAGGCGTTGTAAGCGACGCTGAAATTATCGCCAACAAGGGTCCTCCGGTTACCCCTCTCCATGAGAGATTGATCATGGTTCGTGCTGTCAAGTGGGTCGACGAGGTCGTAGAGGATGCGCCCTATGCGATAACCGAAGATTTCATGAAGAAATTGTTCGGCGAATATGACATCGACTATATCATTCACGGGGACGATCCTTGTGTTCTCCCGGATGGAAGTGACGCTTATGCCCTTGCCAAGAAGGCTGGTCGCTACAAGCAGATTAAGCGCACCGAAGGAGTCTCTAGCACCGACATCGTTg GTCGTATGCTTctatgtgtgagagagagatctATTATTGAGAAACACAATCACTCTTCCTTGCAAAGACAGTTTAGCCACGGTCACAGCCAGAAATTTGAAGATGGTGGATCTGGTAGTGGGACTCGGGTTTCCCACTTTCTTCCAACCTCCCGCAGAATTGTTCAATTTTCCAATGGAAAG GGCCCAGGACCAGATGCTCGCATTGTCTATATAGATGGTGCATTTGATCTTTTCCATGCTGGACATGTTGAG ATTCTTAGAGTTGCTCGAGGGCTGGGAGATTTTCTTCTTGTTGGGATACACAATGATCAGACTGTCAG CTCTAAACGTGGAGTGCACCGCCCCATAATGAATCTGCACGAAAGAAGCTTGAGTGTTTTGGCTTGTCGCTATGTAGATGAGGTGATAATTGGTGCTCCACAGGAAGTGTCTAAAGACGTG ATCACCACATTTGACATCTCCTTAGTTGTTCATGGAACCGTAGCAGAGGGCAATGACTTTCTGGAG GaaaaagataatccatatgctgTTCCAATTAGTATGGGTATCTTTAGAGTTCTGGAAAGCCCTTTGGATATTACAACTTCTACCATAATTAAGAGGATTGTGGCAAATCACGAGGCATACCAG AAACGCAATGAGAAGAAGGCGGCCAGTGAGAAAAAGTATTATGAGGAGAAGACTTTCGTGTCTGGTGATTGA
- the LOC120013416 gene encoding uncharacterized protein LOC120013416 encodes MVRGRGKGKKQTLIASHEDTASGEEEKIPSYRRRGRPQKPLKDDIEERAEKMGEDGEDAKDSITTKDTKNQTAIVNGRKRKSSAHVKENLDTAKEETGVGTKLSTDDSTKTVGFRQNGRKRKNKPRRAAEVGFECK; translated from the coding sequence ATGGTTAGAGGTAGAGGTAAAGGCAAGAAGCAAACGCTTATTGCTTCACATGAAGATACTGCAAGTGGCGAAGAAGAAAAGATTCCATCATACAGGAGGAGAGGAAGGCCACAAAAACCATTGAAGGATGATATTGAAGAAAGAGCTGAGAAGATGGGAGAAGATGGTGAAGATGCAAAAGATTCTATCACCACCAAAGATACGAAAAACCAGACTGCCATCGTGAATGGTAGGAAGAGAAAGAGTTCAGCACATGTCAAAGAAAATCTAGATACCGCTAAAGAGGAAACAGGTGTTGGAACAAAGTTGAGCACTGATGACTCAACAAAGACTGTCGGATTCAGGCAAAATGGAAGAAAGCGAAAAAACAAGCCTCGGAGGGCTGCTGAAGTCGGTTTTGAGTGTAAGTAA